The sequence TGTTGCACTTGAAGAGGTTCCGGACCCTGTTTTTTCGGAAAAAATGATGGGAGACGGAATTGCCATTGAACCATCTGAAAATGTGGTCGTTTCACCAGTCGATGGCGAAATCATTCAAGTTTTTCCGACGAAACATGCAGTTGGGATTAAAGCTGATAATGGTTTGGAAATTCTGATTCATGTAGGGTTAGAAACCGTCTCCATGAATGGCGAGGGCTTTGAGAGTCATGTACAGGAAGGGTCGAAAGTAAAAACAGGAGATCCTTTGTTAACCGTTAATTTTGAACTGGTGAAGGAAAAAGCAAAAAGTACAGTAACTCCAATCATACTAACAAACGCTGATCAAATTGAAACGCTGAATAAAATAGAAAATAATGCAGTTCAAAAAGGTGTGACAGGTGTTATTGAAGTAACGGTTATATAAGGGAGATGAAAGAATTGTGAAGCAAAAAATTCTGCCCGCATCCACCAATTTAAAGGATTTTGAATTATTTTTACAAAGCGACTATGAGGTTGGCATATTTCTTGAACTACATATTTCACAATTAAAAAATGTTTCAAAGATGGCCCATTCGTATCATAAAAAAATGATTTATCACGTGGATTTGATCCATGGGATAAAAAGTGATGAGTATGCTACCGAATATATTTGTCAGGAATTTAAGCCATATGGTTTGATTTCAACAAAATCAAATGTCATTTTGAAAGCAAAGCAGAAGGGGGTTATTTCGGTTCAACGCCTATTCTTAATTGATTCCCATGCGCTCGAGAAGAGTTTTCGCTTAGTTGAAAAAACAAAGCCTGATTATATTGAGGTCTTGCCAGGCATTATGCCATGGATGATTCCGAAAATAAGAGAACGGGTTCAAATACCTATTATCACTGGCGGATTAATTTGTACCAAAGAAGAAGTAGATAATGCTCTTCAAGCAGGGGCGGAAGCTATTACTACGTCTAACAAACAGC is a genomic window of Bacillus oleivorans containing:
- a CDS encoding glycerol-3-phosphate responsive antiterminator yields the protein MKQKILPASTNLKDFELFLQSDYEVGIFLELHISQLKNVSKMAHSYHKKMIYHVDLIHGIKSDEYATEYICQEFKPYGLISTKSNVILKAKQKGVISVQRLFLIDSHALEKSFRLVEKTKPDYIEVLPGIMPWMIPKIRERVQIPIITGGLICTKEEVDNALQAGAEAITTSNKQLWEYFGPA
- a CDS encoding PTS sugar transporter subunit IIA; this translates as MLKKWFGKKEINRTLTLKAPLTGKLVALEEVPDPVFSEKMMGDGIAIEPSENVVVSPVDGEIIQVFPTKHAVGIKADNGLEILIHVGLETVSMNGEGFESHVQEGSKVKTGDPLLTVNFELVKEKAKSTVTPIILTNADQIETLNKIENNAVQKGVTGVIEVTVI